A segment of the Sphingopyxis sp. OAS728 genome:
AAGCGCGTACAATCACTGCCCCAACCGAAACAATATTTACCGGTCGAGTGTCGCGTAACCATCTGGCGCCCCGTGCAGCGCCTCAGCGGTGCCGGGTCGGATCGACCAAGCGGTAGCCCATTCCGGGCTTGGGCGTCGGCGGGAGCGGCTCGCCGCGCGTCACCGTGCGCTCGCTGCCGGTGTTGCCACCGCGCGGACCGATCTGCTCATATTGGCCGGACCGCGGTGCAGTCTGGCCGGGCTTAAACGTCTTGCTCATCTTTTCCTCCTTTCCAACCAATGACAGGCATCATCATCAGAGCTTTGAGAACCGCCGCCCCGCTAAGGCTTGCGGAATAAGTCCATCGCGAGCGATAGATGCCGGCGCCATCCGCCATACCTTGGCCGAAAGCATCCGCACCGTCGGCAAGGATCATGTGCGAGGATGACGACGGAACCATGCCCCGACCGCTTCTTTCCACCGTGCCAGCCATCCATGTTTCGGCGTCAGAGCGGTAACCGGCCGAGCCATAACGCCGGGCAGTCCAAGGGCGTCGCCACGACCGTAGCGACGAACGCATTCCGAACATTCAGGCTCACGGTGCGGCACGACCTTCATTGTCTTGCGAGCGAGGAAGTGCGCATGCTCATATCGCCAATCACCGCTCGCCTCGCGAAGACCAAGAAAGTCGAACAGAAAGTCGTTGATGCCCTGCGCCGCCGCAACGGCATTCATCGTGATCACGCTCGGATTGGGCTCGTTCGTCCCATAGGCCTGGGCCTTGCGATCCTCGTCGGACTTCGCCTCCAGCGCCAGCGTGCCTGAAGGAATGAACCCGTTGCACCATAGGCAGCCTTCGCCAGGCCGAACCGAGCGGACCGCGCTCATTGCATCGCTGAGCGCGCCTGCCTCGTCCGTTGCGATCTTCGCCCCAAGCTGCACCATCGGAACGAAATACTGATGGGTGATCGCATTCACGAGCAGTCGCGCGCGCATTGAGTCCGCGCAGAGGAAGATATAGTCACAGCTCTTGAGCGCATCCGCTGCGTCGGCGTTGAGCACGTCAAAGGGGAATTGCGTGACCTTAGCGGCGGGATTGGCGGTAAGAATCAAGCG
Coding sequences within it:
- a CDS encoding YjzC family protein; amino-acid sequence: MSKTFKPGQTAPRSGQYEQIGPRGGNTGSERTVTRGEPLPPTPKPGMGYRLVDPTRHR